Proteins from one Scyliorhinus canicula chromosome 6, sScyCan1.1, whole genome shotgun sequence genomic window:
- the mak gene encoding serine/threonine-protein kinase MAK isoform X3, which yields MKPENLLCMGPELIKIADFGLAREIRSRPPYTDYVSTRWYRAPEVLLRSTNYSSPIDMWAVGCIMAELYTLRPLFPGSSEIDEIFKICQVLGTPKKNNWSEGFQLATAMNFRWPQCVPNNLKTLIPNASSEAIQLMRDMLQWDPKKRPTPSQALRYPYFHVGQALGTPQQVQEQGKQQREMQYKHPVNQLKPPPQPPPLHHPHPPSKPLQQITSSQHQMCARQIDLAPGSLERGNQSEQEKPHQNILPSINTKTCQKAIRTEENICSSTKAKSCSRRWSHAVLKDFNNWNDAGDLGFGSSTKNANLNDKKRQSQESQFKMGSLLDFTSSNSKSNSNNMPTAIIMPQLDTTASRASSAKYHYLKQSRYLPGLNAKSTPLANAGKDFSAHSTWANSNLSSKPLGVVGGPLPMSCTNAVYTTGTDVSGGYTPSFLKKEVGSAGQRVQLAPVVESDSNYATWKASRPQLGCQPYNSSSKSISGLMTRPPAVHPIHGRIDWSSKYGGHR from the exons GTACAGAGCACCTGAAGTTCTTCTGCGATCAACAAATTATAGCTCTCCTATTGACATGTGGGCTGTTGGTTGTATTATGGCTGAACTCTACACACTAAGACCTCTTTTTCCTGGTTCGAGTGAAATAGATGAGATTTTCAAAATTTGCCAAGTTTTAGGAACACCTAAAAAG AATAATTGGTCAGAAGGCTTTCAGCTTGCAACAGCCATGAACTTCCGATGGCCTCAGTGTGTCCCCAATAACCTCAAGACTCTGATTCCTAATGCAAGTAGTGAGGCTATTCAGCTCATGAGAGATATGCTCCAATGGGACCCAAAGAAGCGACCAACTCCAAGCCAG GCACTACGATATCCCTATTTCCATGTTGGTCAAGCTCTGGGAACACCTCAGCAAGTGCAAGAACAAGGAAAGCAGCAAAGAGAAATGCAATACAAACATCCAGTTAATCAGCTGAAGCCTCCACCTCAGCCCCCACCTCTGCATCATCCTCATCCACCTTCAAAGCCACTTCAACAAattacatcctctcagcatcaaaTGTGTGCACGGCAAATAGATCTAGCACCTGGTTCACTTGAAAGAGGAAACCAGAGTGAACAAGAAAAACCCCATCAAAATATTTTACCTTCAATCAATACAAAAACGTGTCAA AAAGCAATCAGGACGGAGGAAAATATATGCAGCAGCACCAAGGCAAAAAGCTGTTCTCGACGATGGAGTCATGCTGTCTTGAAAGATTTCAACAACTGGAATGATGCAGGAGATTTGGGATTTGGTTCGTCAACTAAAAATGCAAATTTAAATGATAAAAAAAGACAAAGTCAAGAATCACAGTTTAA AATGGGAAGTCTTTTAGATTTCACGTCTTCAAATAGTAAATCAAACAGCAACAACATGCCTACAGCCATTATAATGCCTCAACTAGATACAACTGCATCTAGAGCTTCTTCAGCCAAGTATCACTATCTGAAACAATCCAGGTATCTACCAG GATTAAATGCCAAGAGCACCCCACTTGCCAATGCAGGTAAAGATTTCAGTGCACATAGTACCTGGGCCAATTCTAACCTTTCCAGTAAACCTTTAGGAGTAGTTGGAGGACCTCTTCCCATGAGCTGTACTAATGCAG TTTATACAACTGGGACTGATGTCTCTGGAGGATACACACCATCATTTCTTAAGAAAGAAGTTGGATCTGCTGGCCAAAGAGTGCAGTTGGCACCAGTTGTGGAATCTGATTCTA ATTATGCAACTTGGAAAGCCAGCCGACCACAATTGGGATGTCAGCCATATAATTCTTCAAGCAAGAGCATTAGTGGGTTAATGACACGCCCGCCTGCAGTCCACCCAATACATGGACGGATTGACTGGTCTTCCAAATATGGAGGGCACAGATAA